A section of the Ruania halotolerans genome encodes:
- a CDS encoding Ig-like domain-containing protein, translating to MRSRGVGVAGVLGLALLGAVATAGPAVAAVDPVEHTVEVTDTGPGSWQVPELASDVQVTLRGAAGDECFFWPGGSPQGGAGGVVTLALDGDLAGSMLGFTVGGIGAGSPGGGNEEPGGGGTALSSGDDLLAVVGGGGGAGREHVHIDNEPNHGCVAGGDGGVATTPGVGPGQPGVPSDLFDSHAPGGGGTEVGGRTDPEADGHGDAYWGGRPGQDGPPSIDGGIITLSAGGAGGWAGGGGGSGYAGGAGGTTDVWDNFGVDTVDDRGGGGGGSGFLTDDSRVSAVPGSAGTNVGAGSITITYQVPGPATAADTNAETGYGDGPVRVAPEVDGATSLSVDEEPEFGQADVDGMELVYTPEADFVGTDSFTYTAIGPGGDSDPATVTIIVAAPDLAIGDELPDGIQGHPYEHTLTATGGTEPCEFTAEDLPEGITLEDGVLTGIPPTAGEHPITVTVADSSRPEAVTVTVELVLHVHSNEFTAVDSAEAGTDIEITGTDLPDGDYDIVLTSDPLTLGQTTITDGVLEAEVTIPAETSAGEHTLELVREGVVIGSQPLEVTAPPAADPTPEPELTDPTPEPEPTPETQPQDELPDTGATWTTPATLALLLVTGGAGLLATRRIHPAR from the coding sequence GTGCGCAGTCGCGGTGTGGGTGTGGCCGGTGTGCTGGGGTTGGCGTTGCTGGGGGCGGTGGCAACGGCCGGGCCGGCCGTGGCTGCGGTGGATCCGGTCGAGCACACCGTCGAGGTAACGGACACGGGTCCGGGGTCGTGGCAGGTACCCGAGCTCGCATCCGACGTGCAGGTGACGTTGCGTGGCGCGGCGGGCGACGAGTGCTTCTTCTGGCCAGGGGGGTCTCCTCAGGGGGGTGCCGGTGGGGTGGTGACGCTGGCCTTGGACGGGGATCTTGCGGGTTCGATGCTGGGGTTCACGGTCGGCGGCATAGGTGCGGGTAGTCCGGGCGGCGGTAATGAGGAGCCAGGCGGCGGGGGAACCGCACTCAGCTCCGGTGACGACCTGCTTGCCGTGGTCGGCGGAGGCGGTGGTGCTGGTCGTGAACACGTCCACATCGACAACGAGCCCAACCACGGGTGCGTCGCTGGCGGTGACGGCGGAGTCGCCACCACACCGGGAGTGGGGCCGGGGCAGCCGGGAGTACCCAGCGATCTCTTCGACTCCCACGCTCCTGGTGGTGGCGGCACCGAGGTCGGCGGCCGGACGGATCCGGAAGCCGATGGGCACGGCGACGCTTATTGGGGCGGTCGTCCTGGTCAGGACGGCCCACCCAGCATCGACGGAGGGATCATCACCCTCAGCGCAGGTGGTGCCGGCGGCTGGGCGGGTGGTGGTGGCGGGTCGGGGTACGCCGGCGGCGCAGGCGGAACGACCGATGTCTGGGACAACTTTGGGGTCGATACCGTAGACGACCGCGGTGGCGGCGGTGGCGGCTCGGGATTCCTGACTGATGATTCGCGGGTCAGTGCCGTGCCCGGCTCGGCCGGCACCAACGTCGGGGCCGGGTCGATCACGATCACCTACCAGGTGCCCGGCCCGGCCACCGCGGCCGATACCAACGCCGAGACCGGGTACGGGGACGGGCCCGTGCGGGTGGCCCCGGAGGTGGACGGTGCGACCAGCCTGAGCGTGGATGAGGAGCCCGAGTTCGGGCAAGCGGACGTGGACGGGATGGAACTGGTCTACACCCCGGAGGCGGACTTCGTGGGCACCGACTCCTTCACCTACACCGCCATCGGACCAGGCGGGGACAGCGACCCAGCGACAGTGACCATCATCGTCGCCGCACCCGACCTCGCCATCGGCGATGAATTGCCCGACGGGATCCAGGGCCACCCCTACGAGCACACCCTCACTGCGACCGGCGGCACCGAACCGTGCGAGTTCACCGCCGAGGACCTGCCCGAGGGAATCACCCTCGAAGACGGCGTGCTGACCGGCATCCCGCCCACCGCTGGTGAGCACCCGATCACGGTCACGGTCGCTGATTCCAGCCGGCCCGAGGCCGTCACCGTCACCGTCGAGTTGGTGTTGCACGTGCACTCCAACGAGTTCACCGCCGTGGACTCAGCCGAGGCCGGCACCGACATTGAGATCACCGGCACCGATCTGCCCGACGGGGACTACGACATCGTGCTCACCTCCGACCCGCTCACCCTGGGCCAGACCACCATCACCGACGGTGTGCTGGAGGCCGAGGTCACCATCCCAGCCGAAACCAGTGCCGGGGAGCACACCCTGGAACTGGTCCGCGAGGGCGTGGTCATCGGCTCCCAGCCGCTGGAGGTCACTGCTCCACCGGCCGCCGATCCCACCCCGGAGCCGGAGCTCACCGACCCGACCCCGGAGCCGGAGCCCACACCAGAGACACAGCCGCAGGACGAACTCCCCGACACCGGCGCCACCTGGACCACCCCCGCCACCCTGGCACTACTGCTCGTCACCGGAGGCGCCGGCCTGCTGGCGACCCGCCGAATCCACCCGGCGCGCTGA
- a CDS encoding sulfatase family protein — MGSDCPNVVLVVTDQQRYDSLACYGFDGGHTPNLDHLAGQGAVFDAAYCTSPLCTPSRASMFTGKQVAEHGVEKLYDTLPESEALFTERLRDAGYRTGLFGKLHVSGRADEATRRHPRDGFDVYEWCNEASLDMQSPLHAYDAWLAEKDPEFRERLRGEGRGVLHHPRSVHMSHWIADRALAFIDETAGRQPFFAYLGFFDPHNPFDDYPEEFAEQVGELPPVRPVPDRVPDGLRREMESKTVAAHVAGGDLDAARVGYHASIALLDAEIGQVLDRLDELGLAEDTLVIVTSDHGEMLGDRGLMTKGAFFYEPCVRVPLLLRQPGVVPDGVRVADPVALTDVAATVLRAAGLDTGYLEDVLDLRLLATGETAPHAFVTSSYRNGGVAVGQPTTYFDPPLLATMIRAGRYKLVRYHDPVAPDGQLFDLEADPEEKHDRWEDPSLAHIRADLMAVLLDWQVRQHWCAGPRGGERLPQHTMA, encoded by the coding sequence GTGGGATCCGACTGCCCGAATGTCGTGCTCGTGGTGACCGACCAGCAGCGCTACGACTCGCTGGCCTGTTACGGCTTTGACGGCGGTCACACACCGAATCTGGATCACCTCGCCGGGCAGGGGGCGGTGTTCGATGCCGCGTACTGCACCTCACCGCTGTGCACACCGAGCCGGGCCAGCATGTTCACCGGCAAGCAGGTGGCCGAACACGGAGTGGAGAAGCTCTACGACACGTTGCCCGAGTCCGAGGCCCTGTTTACCGAGCGCCTGCGCGACGCCGGATATCGCACTGGGCTGTTCGGCAAGTTGCATGTGAGTGGCCGCGCCGACGAAGCCACCCGCCGCCATCCGCGGGATGGTTTTGACGTGTACGAATGGTGCAACGAGGCCAGCCTGGACATGCAGTCCCCGCTGCATGCCTATGACGCGTGGCTCGCCGAGAAGGATCCTGAGTTCCGGGAGCGGTTGCGCGGCGAAGGTCGTGGTGTGCTGCACCATCCACGCAGCGTGCACATGAGCCACTGGATCGCCGATCGCGCTCTTGCCTTCATCGACGAGACCGCGGGCCGGCAGCCGTTCTTCGCTTACCTGGGATTCTTTGACCCGCACAACCCGTTCGATGATTACCCGGAGGAGTTCGCCGAGCAGGTGGGCGAGTTGCCGCCGGTACGCCCCGTGCCCGACCGGGTCCCCGACGGCCTGCGGCGGGAGATGGAGTCCAAGACCGTGGCGGCACACGTGGCCGGCGGTGACCTGGACGCGGCCCGGGTGGGGTACCACGCCTCTATCGCTCTTCTCGATGCGGAGATCGGCCAGGTGCTGGACCGGCTGGATGAGCTGGGCCTCGCGGAAGACACCCTGGTGATTGTCACCAGCGATCACGGTGAGATGCTCGGCGACCGCGGCCTGATGACCAAGGGAGCGTTCTTCTACGAGCCGTGCGTACGGGTCCCGTTGCTCCTGCGCCAGCCCGGTGTGGTTCCCGACGGCGTCCGGGTGGCTGACCCTGTCGCGCTCACTGACGTTGCCGCGACCGTGCTCCGTGCGGCCGGCCTGGACACCGGTTACCTCGAGGACGTGCTCGACCTCCGGCTCCTCGCCACGGGCGAGACCGCACCCCATGCGTTCGTGACCTCCTCCTACCGCAACGGTGGGGTCGCCGTCGGGCAGCCGACTACCTACTTCGACCCGCCCCTGCTCGCCACGATGATCCGCGCAGGGCGGTACAAGCTGGTGCGGTATCACGACCCGGTGGCACCCGACGGCCAGCTCTTCGACCTCGAGGCCGATCCCGAGGAGAAGCATGACCGATGGGAGGACCCGAGCCTCGCCCACATCCGAGCCGACCTCATGGCCGTCTTGCTCGACTGGCAGGTCCGCCAGCACTGGTGCGCCGGACCGCGCGGCGGCGAGCGGCTCCCGCAGCACACGATGGCGTGA
- a CDS encoding sialidase family protein has protein sequence MTVATTVPGTVIGHSPASSRAYVGSPTIVVLPDGDYLAGHDLFGPGTNFDTQMIYGSTDQGATWTHRATLTGQFWSTLFLAGGSVWTIGASRQYGNVVIRRSDDGGHTWTEPTDEANGLIRSGTFHTAPTPVLEHEGRWWRAIEDVTDTSRWGRSFRAGMLSAPVGADLLDARSWTSTPFEAVDPGWLGGTMNAWLEGNAVVGPDGQMMNVMRVDEPGTGEHVYSALLRVPTPDGPMVFDPEADVVPMPGGISKFTIRWDEPTGRYHALVNHVAHPERAGKGLRGRHVLCHATSPDLRTWQVGEVLLEHEDDADHGFQYVDWVVEGEDILFVSRTAYEDSEGSAENFHDSNYMTFHRFPDFRSGVQGVR, from the coding sequence TTGACCGTCGCCACCACCGTCCCCGGAACAGTGATCGGCCATTCGCCGGCCAGCAGCCGTGCCTACGTCGGCTCACCGACGATCGTCGTGCTACCCGACGGCGACTACCTCGCCGGCCATGACCTGTTCGGGCCGGGGACGAACTTCGACACCCAGATGATCTACGGCTCCACCGACCAGGGCGCCACCTGGACCCACCGCGCCACCTTGACCGGCCAGTTCTGGAGCACGCTGTTTCTCGCAGGAGGCAGTGTCTGGACGATCGGGGCGAGCCGGCAGTACGGGAACGTCGTGATCCGCCGCTCCGACGACGGCGGGCACACCTGGACCGAGCCCACCGACGAGGCGAACGGCCTGATCAGGTCCGGGACCTTCCACACCGCACCTACGCCGGTCCTCGAGCATGAGGGGCGCTGGTGGCGCGCCATCGAGGATGTGACAGACACGAGCAGGTGGGGGCGGTCCTTCCGTGCCGGGATGCTCTCTGCCCCGGTGGGCGCCGATCTGCTCGACGCGCGGAGCTGGACGAGCACGCCGTTCGAGGCGGTCGACCCAGGCTGGCTGGGCGGGACGATGAACGCGTGGCTGGAGGGCAACGCCGTCGTCGGACCGGACGGGCAGATGATGAACGTGATGCGGGTGGACGAGCCGGGCACGGGGGAGCACGTCTACAGTGCGCTCTTGCGGGTGCCGACGCCGGACGGTCCGATGGTCTTCGATCCGGAGGCCGACGTGGTCCCGATGCCCGGCGGGATCTCCAAGTTCACGATCCGCTGGGACGAGCCGACCGGGCGCTATCACGCGTTGGTCAACCATGTGGCCCACCCCGAGCGTGCCGGAAAGGGACTGCGCGGCCGGCATGTGCTCTGCCACGCGACCTCCCCGGACCTGCGGACCTGGCAGGTCGGCGAGGTGCTGCTCGAGCACGAGGACGACGCCGATCACGGCTTCCAGTACGTGGACTGGGTGGTCGAGGGGGAGGACATCCTGTTCGTCTCTCGCACCGCGTACGAGGATTCCGAGGGCAGCGCGGAGAACTTCCACGACAGCAACTACATGACCTTCCACCGATTCCCTGACTTCCGCAGCGGTGTACAGGGCGTTCGATGA
- a CDS encoding GntR family transcriptional regulator, translating into MITPGRVEGLSVTPVQRNALGDQVAAKLRWLIATGELPAGYRLVEASLSTDFGVSRGPIRDALSTLQAEGLVAVRGRGLAVVGISADDLLELFSLRLTLETFAVRRCAVREDADWRPALDLLKEMDRAADDGNALAFAEADLEFHTSLYRIAGHRRLQRVWEGYRPTFAALLAVSTAQDRDLHPAAQSHWEILDHVRTGRVDAAIEELAEHLVGARSRLEAFRTARHEGAGG; encoded by the coding sequence ATGATCACGCCGGGGCGGGTGGAGGGCCTCTCGGTCACACCGGTGCAGCGCAACGCTCTCGGTGACCAGGTGGCCGCGAAGCTTCGTTGGCTCATCGCCACTGGTGAGCTCCCTGCGGGTTACCGACTGGTGGAGGCAAGCCTGTCGACGGACTTCGGGGTGAGCCGGGGCCCGATCCGGGACGCACTCAGCACGCTGCAGGCCGAAGGGCTCGTGGCGGTGCGCGGACGCGGCCTGGCCGTGGTGGGGATTTCTGCCGACGATCTCCTGGAGCTCTTCTCGCTCCGGCTGACCCTGGAGACGTTCGCCGTCCGGCGCTGCGCTGTCCGCGAGGACGCCGACTGGCGGCCCGCACTCGACCTCCTCAAGGAGATGGATCGCGCGGCCGATGACGGCAACGCGCTGGCATTCGCAGAGGCGGACCTGGAGTTCCACACGAGCCTGTACCGGATTGCCGGCCATCGCCGGCTCCAGCGCGTGTGGGAGGGGTATCGACCCACCTTTGCCGCATTGCTGGCGGTGTCCACCGCCCAGGACAGGGACCTGCACCCTGCCGCCCAATCGCACTGGGAGATCCTGGACCACGTTCGCACTGGGCGGGTCGACGCTGCCATCGAAGAACTCGCCGAGCACCTCGTCGGTGCGCGCTCCCGTCTTGAGGCGTTCCGTACTGCACGCCATGAGGGCGCCGGTGGCTGA
- a CDS encoding right-handed parallel beta-helix repeat-containing protein has protein sequence MDDHTSRRNILGAGLAGLAASTAAVTLGALPASASPGNGNGNGNGQGNGNGNGNGGNPHNNDATASSVLSWVSIHEYKDQVTNQSDPEEDWDWTAAIQSAIDENAGRVIYFPNTSPRYLVSDYIAMRSNTSLIGDGDSLIYFTIPIEDTDDILVRGGFFRLREQAVMDDPTGTFSYDITVRALSFESLEQQRNGVFKLVNARRVTIADCRFVNCGAAFVCHELEMNNSYVRANAGESGDPAVEAGFSPDSTDDLNEDIVFVNNYIDGVEYFVMALRLNFVKRAVITGNICRFGQISWWGGGARKGEGGEKHFLRRCLQFTIANNYLHQNNGAIYGNNGSEITVTGNVCEYSIDTAIDMEGCQNFTVDGNTVKYAGNFCYSVFYGCRNGVFSNNVAIQGPAAADMGPVGQQRGLEVFRQIASFDDATPEQYAIRGNTFRWDGDTGFGVVRLDNYGDVTISDNYFENVIIDGVVGHSKANQSLINNEFRFTNASAANDVYIALGRQSVGGRSCLVRDNRIQIENADAGAIPIVVVQHRSDSAAMSLIDRNVIDAQTDIAIAYGDLRTGTRNDGQTFTFRENVLASGSIANLSRGGKTEVLVESNRDWDLAEATWTEEPDTDRYPTLKTGLSVMD, from the coding sequence ATGGACGACCACACGTCTCGGCGCAACATCCTGGGAGCGGGCCTCGCCGGCCTCGCCGCGAGCACCGCCGCCGTCACCTTGGGGGCGCTTCCTGCGTCTGCCAGCCCTGGGAATGGGAACGGCAATGGGAACGGTCAGGGCAACGGGAACGGCAATGGCAACGGGGGGAACCCTCACAACAACGACGCCACGGCGTCATCTGTGCTCAGCTGGGTCAGCATCCATGAATACAAGGATCAGGTCACCAACCAGTCGGACCCTGAGGAGGACTGGGACTGGACGGCTGCAATCCAATCGGCGATCGACGAGAATGCCGGCCGCGTCATCTACTTCCCGAACACCTCACCGCGCTATCTGGTGAGCGACTACATCGCCATGCGCTCGAATACGAGCCTGATCGGCGATGGCGATTCCCTGATTTACTTCACCATCCCGATCGAGGACACCGACGACATCCTCGTTCGAGGCGGCTTCTTCCGACTGCGCGAGCAAGCCGTGATGGACGATCCGACCGGCACCTTTTCCTACGACATCACCGTCCGCGCGCTGAGCTTCGAGTCCCTCGAGCAACAGCGCAACGGTGTGTTCAAGCTGGTCAACGCCCGCCGCGTGACTATCGCCGACTGCAGGTTCGTTAACTGCGGGGCCGCGTTCGTCTGCCACGAGCTCGAGATGAACAATTCCTACGTCCGGGCCAATGCAGGTGAGAGCGGCGACCCCGCAGTGGAAGCCGGCTTCTCCCCCGACTCCACCGACGACCTCAACGAGGACATCGTCTTCGTGAACAACTACATCGACGGCGTCGAGTACTTCGTGATGGCGCTACGCCTGAACTTCGTCAAGCGGGCCGTCATCACCGGGAACATCTGCCGGTTCGGGCAGATCTCCTGGTGGGGTGGCGGTGCCCGCAAGGGCGAGGGTGGCGAGAAGCATTTCCTGCGTCGCTGCCTGCAGTTCACCATCGCGAACAACTATCTGCACCAGAACAACGGCGCGATCTACGGCAACAACGGCTCCGAGATCACCGTCACGGGCAATGTGTGCGAATACTCCATTGACACAGCGATCGACATGGAGGGATGCCAGAACTTCACCGTCGACGGCAATACCGTGAAGTACGCCGGCAATTTCTGCTACAGCGTATTCTACGGCTGCCGCAACGGGGTGTTCAGCAACAACGTCGCCATCCAGGGCCCGGCCGCGGCCGATATGGGGCCGGTCGGGCAGCAGAGGGGTCTGGAGGTCTTCCGTCAGATCGCCAGCTTCGACGACGCCACCCCCGAGCAATACGCCATCCGGGGCAACACCTTCCGCTGGGACGGGGACACCGGATTCGGTGTGGTCCGCCTGGATAACTACGGCGATGTGACGATCTCGGACAACTACTTCGAGAACGTGATCATCGACGGAGTGGTCGGCCATTCCAAAGCGAACCAGTCACTCATCAACAACGAGTTCCGCTTCACCAATGCCAGTGCAGCCAACGACGTCTACATCGCGCTCGGTCGGCAGTCCGTGGGCGGGCGGAGTTGCCTGGTCCGGGACAACCGCATTCAAATCGAGAACGCCGACGCGGGCGCGATCCCGATCGTGGTGGTGCAACACCGCTCCGACTCCGCGGCGATGAGTCTGATCGACCGGAACGTCATCGATGCTCAGACCGACATCGCCATCGCCTACGGTGACCTGCGCACAGGCACACGCAACGATGGTCAGACGTTCACGTTCCGGGAGAACGTGCTCGCCTCGGGCAGCATCGCCAACCTCAGCCGAGGCGGGAAGACCGAGGTGCTCGTCGAGAGCAACCGCGACTGGGACCTCGCCGAGGCCACCTGGACCGAGGAACCAGACACTGACCGGTACCCCACCCTCAAGACCGGCCTGTCCGTCATGGACTGA